A region from the Streptomyces sp. 3214.6 genome encodes:
- a CDS encoding WhiB family transcriptional regulator — MPDTRAHRHDWMEAMACRNEKPETFSETKHEHEARIICVVRCPVRTQCLAHVQGLERGVSKDRRDGVVAGLTAHERWRMDATAPGHSTHPALVFTDVPPKCGTQNALLRHLWHGDRVDPDCWSAEVRRDRLNRATTETGPAEPQPEIAPAPEPPADTTKNQRAKQPPAKGDTPHERRVYRLWAAGFSDLQIARRMAVSVPQVQRVRERLGLLPNLHAAS, encoded by the coding sequence GTGCCCGACACGCGCGCCCACCGCCACGACTGGATGGAGGCGATGGCCTGCCGCAACGAGAAGCCCGAGACGTTCTCCGAGACCAAGCATGAGCACGAGGCACGCATCATCTGCGTCGTGCGCTGCCCTGTCCGCACCCAATGCCTCGCCCACGTCCAAGGCCTGGAGCGAGGCGTCTCGAAGGATCGCAGGGATGGTGTCGTCGCCGGGCTCACCGCGCACGAGCGGTGGCGCATGGACGCTACCGCGCCGGGCCACAGCACCCATCCGGCACTCGTCTTCACCGACGTACCGCCGAAGTGCGGCACGCAGAACGCGCTCCTGCGCCACCTGTGGCACGGCGACCGCGTCGACCCCGACTGCTGGAGCGCCGAAGTCCGCCGCGACCGCCTCAACCGTGCGACCACGGAAACCGGGCCAGCCGAGCCACAGCCTGAGATCGCTCCCGCACCCGAGCCGCCCGCAGATACGACCAAGAACCAGCGGGCCAAGCAGCCGCCGGCGAAGGGGGACACGCCGCACGAGCGGCGGGTCTACCGGCTGTGGGCGGCAGGGTTCAGCGATCTGCAGATCGCGCGCCGTATGGCCGTCAGCGTCCCCCAGGTCCAGCGCGTCCGCGAGCGGCTCGGTCTCCTGCCGAACCTGCACGCGGCCTCGTGA
- a CDS encoding HU family DNA-binding protein, which translates to MTTTRLIEIVAADTGRTTDVVRDTVMATFDAIARANASGHDVAITNFVTFVAHRLKRAQRRNPQTGEMFTSPAHQVVRFRVSDHLADAVRRRDRKVTIRKAPKGSKNTAAGQ; encoded by the coding sequence GTGACCACGACCAGACTGATCGAGATCGTGGCCGCCGACACGGGCCGCACCACCGACGTCGTGCGCGACACCGTGATGGCCACCTTCGACGCCATCGCCCGCGCGAACGCCTCCGGTCACGACGTCGCGATCACCAACTTCGTCACCTTCGTCGCGCACCGGTTGAAGCGAGCCCAGCGCCGCAATCCGCAGACCGGCGAGATGTTCACCTCGCCTGCTCACCAGGTCGTGCGCTTCCGGGTGTCCGACCATCTAGCCGACGCCGTGCGCCGGCGCGACCGCAAGGTCACCATCCGCAAGGCCCCCAAGGGCTCCAAGAACACGGCCGCTGGTCAGTGA
- a CDS encoding glycosyltransferase — MNRPLTAHRHRSGILLTGAICLTLAAAWAVHHGVEAAGDATGSRLAAVWASTFVLLLAQTLMYHCERPHRPTPRARRQLDALHVAVLLPVYNEDAGYLRLGLESLLAQTRRPNTVHVVDDGSTSGDYTTVRTWWTQAAKIAGITTSWQRTPNQGKRHAQAAAVAASPDADIYVTVDSDSCLAPNALEELLLPFTRRTVQSVAGIVLATNHRANLLTRITDLWFVTGQLTDRSALSSMGSVLVNSGPLAAYRAAVVRDNLDSYLGETFLGRPVMFSDDSLLTLYALLRGRAVQQPTAVVFTALPERTSHFLRMYMRWMRGSTIRSVWRFRYLPLSGWAYWAHLLRWFQVALSTAVLGWLVVVEPLVYGRTPPASFLVVPFLIGWAQALRFLSIARSDDTFRARVSTWLLMPLAVVGSWTVLRAMRWYGMATCARTGWGTRQNGAEVALASPAAVALPDDDTEQIPLVKLLDPETETTLTLPIPRQRTAAPQPQGTSR; from the coding sequence ATGAACAGACCCCTCACCGCCCACCGACACCGATCGGGCATCCTCCTCACCGGCGCGATCTGCCTGACACTGGCCGCAGCCTGGGCCGTCCACCACGGCGTCGAGGCCGCAGGCGACGCCACCGGCTCCCGCCTCGCCGCCGTGTGGGCGTCCACGTTCGTCCTGCTGCTCGCACAAACCCTCATGTACCACTGCGAGCGCCCCCACCGGCCCACCCCCCGCGCCCGCCGCCAACTGGACGCACTGCACGTCGCCGTGCTCCTGCCCGTCTACAACGAAGACGCTGGCTATCTGCGGCTCGGCCTGGAATCCCTCCTCGCGCAGACCCGGCGCCCCAACACGGTCCACGTCGTCGACGACGGATCCACCAGCGGCGACTACACCACCGTGCGCACCTGGTGGACGCAGGCCGCGAAGATCGCCGGGATCACCACCAGCTGGCAGCGCACCCCCAACCAGGGCAAGCGGCACGCACAGGCCGCCGCCGTCGCCGCCAGCCCCGACGCAGACATCTACGTCACCGTCGACTCGGACTCCTGCCTCGCACCGAACGCGCTCGAGGAACTCCTCCTGCCGTTCACCCGCCGCACCGTGCAGTCCGTCGCCGGGATCGTCCTCGCCACCAACCACCGGGCAAACCTCCTCACCCGCATCACCGACCTGTGGTTCGTCACCGGCCAGCTCACCGACCGGTCCGCCCTGTCCTCCATGGGCAGCGTCCTCGTCAACTCCGGTCCTCTGGCTGCCTACAGGGCCGCAGTCGTACGCGACAACCTCGACAGCTACCTCGGCGAGACGTTCCTCGGCCGGCCCGTGATGTTCTCCGACGACTCGCTGCTCACCCTGTACGCGCTGCTGCGCGGCCGGGCGGTGCAGCAGCCGACCGCGGTGGTGTTCACCGCGCTCCCGGAGCGGACCTCGCACTTCCTGCGCATGTACATGCGGTGGATGCGCGGCTCCACCATCCGCTCCGTGTGGCGCTTCCGCTACCTGCCCCTGTCCGGCTGGGCGTACTGGGCGCACCTGCTGCGCTGGTTCCAGGTCGCCCTGTCCACGGCCGTCCTCGGCTGGCTGGTCGTCGTCGAGCCGCTGGTCTACGGCCGCACCCCGCCGGCCTCGTTCCTCGTCGTGCCGTTCCTGATCGGCTGGGCGCAGGCCCTGCGGTTCCTGTCCATCGCCCGCAGCGACGACACCTTCCGAGCCCGCGTGTCTACCTGGCTGCTGATGCCGCTCGCCGTAGTCGGCTCCTGGACGGTGCTCCGCGCGATGCGCTGGTACGGCATGGCCACCTGCGCCCGCACCGGTTGGGGCACCCGCCAAAACGGCGCCGAAGTCGCCCTCGCCTCCCCGGCCGCCGTCGCGCTGCCGGACGACGACACCGAGCAGATCCCCCTGGTGAAGCTGCTCGACCCCGAGACCGAGACCACTCTCACCCTGCCCATCCCGCGCCAGCGCACCGCTGCGCCCCAACCCCAAGGAACCTCGCGATGA
- a CDS encoding RusA family crossover junction endodeoxyribonuclease, whose translation MTAPALHLTVYGTPAPQGSKNRNAAGALYESSAKVRPWRQDVKTAALDALLHDEAWVALSGAVWLDVQFSLRRPKHHFGTGKNAGLLKASAPPYPTGTPDLDKLVRSTQDALKDAGVLADDSVVATLSASKVYVLWGDSLRTPGAVIKVWRLTDFLKEPTP comes from the coding sequence ATGACCGCTCCCGCTCTCCATCTGACCGTCTACGGCACGCCAGCCCCTCAGGGCTCGAAGAACCGCAACGCGGCCGGGGCCCTGTATGAGTCGTCGGCGAAGGTGAGGCCGTGGCGTCAGGACGTGAAGACGGCCGCCCTGGACGCGCTGCTCCACGACGAGGCATGGGTCGCCCTGAGCGGCGCGGTGTGGCTGGACGTGCAGTTCAGCCTGCGCCGCCCGAAGCACCACTTCGGCACCGGGAAGAACGCCGGCCTCCTGAAGGCTTCCGCGCCCCCGTACCCGACCGGCACCCCTGACCTGGACAAGCTCGTGCGCTCCACCCAGGACGCGCTGAAGGACGCCGGGGTCCTCGCCGACGACAGCGTCGTCGCCACTCTGTCCGCCTCCAAGGTCTACGTGCTCTGGGGCGACTCCCTCCGCACCCCCGGCGCCGTCATCAAGGTCTGGCGCCTCACCGACTTCCTCAAGGAGCCCACCCCGTGA
- a CDS encoding YqaJ viral recombinase family nuclease gives MKQAPETRPAPYGYQAGPEAARTASGPVTPTARLLLPAGAPEDAWHAARQGGAGGSDVAAILGMDGHGGALRVWLEKTGQARPERDRRLERSARRGHRLEGLVAEFFAEESGLTVLDSPGTLQHVDHPHWIANPDRLAVAPDDQAGDGLGVLECKTRTWRSARTEGWHGDEAPDRPAIQAHWYLTVTGYRFAYVAGLIDDDLEWFRLERDEELCGLLADAVDRFWHDHVLPGIPPKADGSHATTELLAQLWDAREEAAVEVDPVEAMFLNQRRRELKERQSRLETELTEVENRMRQLAGDAEVVTVGGKPVFTWRQNGQFAHARFRDEMPELAAQYTQLVSAVDADRLAADQPETYRKYRARVLRTPSEG, from the coding sequence GTGAAGCAGGCACCTGAGACCCGACCTGCGCCGTACGGGTACCAGGCCGGGCCGGAGGCGGCTCGCACCGCTTCCGGCCCGGTCACCCCAACAGCCCGCCTGCTGCTGCCCGCCGGTGCTCCCGAGGACGCCTGGCACGCTGCACGCCAAGGCGGGGCTGGCGGAAGCGACGTCGCCGCGATCCTTGGCATGGATGGGCACGGGGGTGCCCTGCGTGTCTGGCTGGAGAAGACCGGCCAAGCACGCCCCGAGCGAGACCGGCGGCTGGAGCGATCCGCCCGGCGCGGTCACCGGCTCGAAGGGCTCGTCGCCGAGTTCTTCGCCGAGGAATCCGGCCTGACCGTTCTCGATTCGCCGGGCACTCTCCAGCACGTCGACCACCCGCACTGGATCGCCAACCCGGACCGGCTGGCCGTCGCCCCCGACGACCAAGCCGGAGACGGACTGGGAGTGCTGGAGTGCAAGACGCGTACCTGGCGCTCCGCCCGCACCGAGGGCTGGCACGGCGACGAAGCCCCGGACCGCCCCGCCATCCAGGCCCACTGGTACCTGACCGTCACGGGCTACCGGTTCGCCTACGTTGCTGGGCTCATCGATGACGACCTCGAATGGTTCCGCCTGGAGCGGGACGAAGAACTGTGCGGGCTCCTCGCTGATGCCGTCGACCGCTTCTGGCACGACCACGTGCTGCCTGGCATCCCGCCGAAGGCCGACGGCTCGCACGCCACCACTGAGCTCCTCGCCCAGCTTTGGGACGCCCGGGAGGAAGCCGCCGTCGAGGTCGACCCGGTCGAGGCGATGTTCCTGAACCAGCGCCGCCGCGAACTGAAGGAGCGGCAGTCCCGGCTGGAGACCGAGCTCACCGAGGTCGAGAACCGCATGCGGCAGCTCGCCGGGGACGCCGAGGTCGTCACCGTGGGCGGCAAGCCGGTCTTCACCTGGCGGCAGAACGGCCAGTTCGCCCACGCCCGTTTCCGCGACGAGATGCCCGAACTGGCCGCCCAGTACACCCAACTGGTCTCGGCAGTCGACGCCGACCGGCTCGCCGCAGACCAACCCGAGACCTACCGCAAGTACCGGGCGCGCGTCCTGCGTACGCCCTCGGAGGGATGA
- a CDS encoding VWA domain-containing protein: MFKRNTPTAPAATHTPAISFDKVPAGLVSLAKTATVSLEKNGLAGQRAAVYLVVDRSGSMRDYFRDGSVQHLADQALGLSVNVDDDGCVPLVLFDSRPYPLVEVSLDQYEGVVDQQHQLHGGERTMGGTQYAIAMRAVIEHYLNAEAADPAPARAGLQAAHLLVVRRLRPQSGRLPEAAGQDGRPPRRQRELLPRWSPATEPSRRRAVRRHHQGIRHVAGSSPREGPPPVRRRPLRATAVVLIALAFLLLGGCSSKFSEPFKDAPRSGKDNGAPADLIRMPDGFSNAATKCDHGNRLYIAYHGDYPYAAIAVVPADPTC; this comes from the coding sequence TTGTTCAAGCGCAACACCCCCACGGCCCCAGCCGCCACCCACACCCCTGCGATCAGCTTCGACAAGGTCCCCGCCGGCCTTGTCTCCCTCGCCAAGACCGCCACCGTCTCCCTGGAGAAGAACGGCCTGGCCGGGCAGCGGGCCGCGGTGTACCTCGTGGTCGACCGCTCCGGCTCGATGCGCGACTACTTCCGCGACGGCAGCGTGCAGCACCTCGCGGATCAGGCCCTCGGCCTGTCCGTGAACGTGGACGACGACGGCTGCGTGCCGCTGGTGCTGTTCGACTCGCGGCCCTATCCCCTCGTCGAGGTCAGCCTCGACCAGTACGAGGGCGTCGTCGACCAGCAGCACCAACTGCACGGCGGCGAACGCACGATGGGCGGCACGCAGTACGCGATCGCCATGCGCGCTGTCATCGAGCACTACCTGAACGCGGAGGCCGCCGACCCGGCTCCAGCTCGCGCAGGCCTCCAAGCTGCCCATCTTCTGGTCGTTCGTCGGCTACGGCCACAGTCAGGTCGGCTTCCTGAAGCAGCTGGACAAGATGGGCGGCCGCCTCGTCGACAACGCGAGCTACTTCCACGCTGGAGCCCGGCCACTGAACCTTCCCGACGCCGAGCTGTACGACGGCATCACCAAGGAATTCGGCACGTGGCTGGGAGCAGCCCGCGCGAAGGGCCTCCTCCGGTGAGGCGCCGCCCCCTGCGCGCGACCGCAGTCGTCCTCATCGCCCTGGCCTTCCTGCTGCTCGGCGGATGCAGCAGCAAGTTCTCCGAGCCCTTCAAGGACGCGCCCCGCTCCGGCAAGGACAACGGCGCTCCGGCGGACCTGATCCGCATGCCTGACGGGTTCTCCAACGCCGCCACGAAGTGCGACCACGGCAACCGGCTCTACATCGCCTACCACGGCGACTACCCGTACGCCGCGATCGCCGTCGTCCCGGCCGACCCCACCTGCTGA
- a CDS encoding helix-turn-helix transcriptional regulator, which produces MRTPVDPQRLTRRRVEAGLSQNALARAIGVSKQLVSAVSLGKANFSPETLSKAAEVLGCEIADLLPENDAEFHALTQRPAS; this is translated from the coding sequence ATGAGAACCCCAGTGGATCCCCAGCGACTCACGCGCCGCAGGGTGGAAGCGGGCCTCAGCCAGAACGCACTGGCCCGGGCCATCGGGGTCAGCAAGCAGCTCGTGAGCGCGGTGTCCCTCGGCAAGGCCAACTTCTCCCCGGAGACGCTGTCCAAGGCCGCGGAAGTCCTCGGATGCGAGATAGCTGACCTGCTTCCCGAGAACGACGCCGAGTTCCACGCCCTCACGCAAAGGCCGGCCTCCTGA
- a CDS encoding recombinase RecT: MSDLKGRLKAATDGADDQQPEQAAVTDLAVSDTALQWLQSRAAYFTDALPRHVDRAHFMSVALAVMPSLERCTHASVHQAFLACARFGLEPDGRQAAIIPYGETATFQPMYQGLIELMYRHPRVDSVHFGWVRERDQWDYTPTEPSPKDFFHKPRIDLSDEERGPVILAYAFAWIDGRRSQVIILNRSQAEQIRNKYSKAFKKAERQNTKDSPWHTDFDAMWAKSCVLRLRKVVPTSTELAELVEMDDDLDDGSSAPPVIRGTVIARDDQSHGGEQPPSAAAWPETTQPGSRSREGSEGGEQE; this comes from the coding sequence ATGTCTGACCTGAAGGGCCGCCTGAAGGCGGCCACCGACGGAGCCGATGATCAGCAGCCCGAGCAGGCTGCGGTCACCGACCTCGCCGTCAGCGACACGGCCCTGCAATGGCTCCAGAGCCGCGCGGCCTACTTCACGGACGCGCTGCCCCGGCACGTCGACCGCGCGCACTTCATGAGCGTCGCACTGGCCGTGATGCCGAGCCTGGAGCGCTGTACGCACGCCAGCGTCCATCAGGCGTTCCTGGCCTGTGCCCGCTTCGGTCTGGAGCCGGACGGCCGACAGGCAGCGATCATCCCGTACGGCGAGACCGCGACGTTCCAGCCGATGTACCAGGGTCTGATCGAGCTGATGTACCGCCATCCGCGCGTCGACTCCGTGCATTTCGGGTGGGTGCGGGAGCGGGACCAGTGGGACTACACGCCCACCGAGCCGTCGCCGAAGGACTTCTTCCACAAGCCGCGCATCGACCTGTCCGACGAAGAGCGCGGCCCCGTGATCCTCGCCTACGCCTTCGCGTGGATCGATGGCCGCCGCTCCCAGGTCATCATCCTCAACCGGTCCCAGGCCGAGCAGATCCGGAACAAGTACTCCAAGGCGTTCAAGAAGGCCGAGAGGCAGAACACCAAGGACTCACCTTGGCACACCGACTTCGACGCCATGTGGGCCAAGTCCTGCGTGCTGCGCCTGCGGAAGGTCGTTCCGACGTCTACGGAACTCGCCGAGTTGGTCGAGATGGACGACGACCTCGACGACGGCTCGTCTGCGCCGCCGGTCATCCGAGGAACCGTCATCGCCCGCGACGACCAGTCCCACGGCGGTGAGCAGCCGCCGTCGGCCGCCGCTTGGCCGGAGACCACGCAGCCCGGATCCCGCTCGCGCGAGGGCTCCGAGGGCGGTGAGCAGGAGTGA
- a CDS encoding recombinase family protein: MNVRIPQHPCLYTRLSYAPDGSLEKVERQEEDGRATGSRLRWPPFCCVYVDNGISAWQRNRKRPDWDRMLLTLDRDSNKLVAADPKANHHHDGIMVYHGDRLIRQPYDLELLLNIVDTRHIPLASVSGVRDLSNSDDRFILRIEAAQACRASDDTSRRVSRGIQAAMTGKGGTMPARSRPGGRRAFGWGLPTGATRIKTNRRTGEQTEVPVLEYDKTVPAETKLLADVSEKLLAGLSKSGGVRWLNERCRTSEGNLWSLTSMTRALTAWRMAGLVEYDGTLYKAAWDEVIPLETLMDLRALFAESAAEHGYHGYARKYLLTGNGVCSTCHDVTKAPAASERCSTSFRLCKSPHVTLSTKPVNGNRLYYCRSCGKGRNLAYFDAYVEGRTLRLLSDPHLKAELHAVGGQQNTGVRKEIAALEKRRNDLQQKVKDAADHPDVDPMLAMQAIASYDRKLETLRAQLSTDRAHRRLERVLGIAPEAWTAEPVDVRAAVVAMLWHVVMLPARQGRGFDTSSVRLWRRSLTG; the protein is encoded by the coding sequence ATGAACGTCCGCATCCCACAGCACCCGTGCCTGTACACCCGGCTGTCCTACGCCCCTGACGGCTCCCTGGAGAAGGTGGAGCGCCAGGAAGAGGACGGCCGCGCCACCGGCTCCCGACTGCGATGGCCGCCGTTCTGCTGCGTGTATGTCGACAACGGCATCAGCGCCTGGCAGCGCAATCGGAAGCGTCCGGACTGGGACCGGATGCTGCTCACCCTCGACCGCGACAGCAACAAACTCGTCGCAGCCGATCCGAAGGCCAACCATCACCACGACGGCATCATGGTGTACCACGGCGACCGGCTCATCCGGCAGCCTTACGACCTCGAGCTGCTGCTCAACATCGTCGACACCCGCCACATCCCCCTGGCATCCGTCTCCGGCGTTCGCGACCTGTCCAATTCGGACGACCGATTCATCCTCCGCATCGAGGCCGCCCAGGCCTGCCGGGCCTCCGATGACACCTCTCGCCGGGTGAGCCGGGGAATCCAGGCCGCCATGACCGGTAAGGGCGGCACGATGCCAGCCCGCTCCCGGCCGGGAGGCCGGCGCGCCTTCGGCTGGGGTCTGCCGACCGGCGCAACCCGCATCAAGACGAATCGCCGGACCGGCGAGCAGACCGAGGTGCCGGTCCTCGAATACGACAAAACTGTCCCCGCCGAGACCAAGCTGCTCGCCGACGTGTCTGAGAAGCTGCTCGCCGGCCTCAGCAAGAGCGGCGGAGTGCGGTGGCTGAACGAACGCTGCCGCACGTCCGAGGGCAATCTTTGGAGCCTCACCAGCATGACGCGGGCCCTCACCGCGTGGCGGATGGCTGGGCTCGTCGAGTACGACGGAACGCTCTACAAGGCCGCCTGGGACGAGGTCATTCCCCTTGAGACGCTGATGGACCTGCGTGCACTGTTCGCCGAGAGTGCGGCCGAGCACGGCTACCACGGATACGCGCGCAAGTATCTGCTGACCGGCAACGGCGTGTGCTCCACGTGCCACGATGTGACGAAGGCACCCGCGGCATCTGAGCGTTGCTCCACTTCCTTCCGCCTGTGCAAGTCCCCGCACGTGACCCTGTCGACGAAGCCCGTCAACGGCAACCGCCTGTACTACTGCCGCTCTTGCGGGAAGGGCCGCAACCTGGCGTACTTCGACGCCTACGTGGAAGGGCGGACGCTGCGCCTGCTGTCCGATCCGCACCTCAAGGCCGAACTCCATGCCGTTGGAGGTCAGCAGAACACGGGCGTGCGCAAGGAGATCGCCGCCCTAGAGAAGCGCAGGAACGACCTACAGCAGAAGGTCAAGGACGCTGCCGACCATCCCGACGTCGACCCCATGCTGGCCATGCAGGCCATCGCCAGCTATGACCGCAAGCTGGAGACGCTCCGCGCGCAGCTGTCCACGGACCGCGCGCACCGCCGCCTCGAACGCGTCCTCGGCATCGCGCCGGAGGCGTGGACCGCGGAGCCCGTCGACGTACGCGCGGCCGTTGTCGCCATGCTCTGGCATGTCGTGATGCTCCCCGCTCGGCAAGGCCGCGGTTTCGATACATCGTCGGTCCGCTTGTGGCGCCGCAGCCTCACCGGGTAA
- a CDS encoding LuxR C-terminal-related transcriptional regulator, with the protein MAADNLAFPWARSYDADQLAAFIEDLWGAASGDDDLKTLDAIEAAVAKHRPLRECPITKREAEFLTYMAEGLTYEQVTIVVGRSRDSVRTTYSTAFSKLGARCGAQAVAIALHNGWLPTLRLPDPPKPLAMHGPRNWRALHAEAAAQMRAHPLSFVDVGPYASRNSASQAARRVNLGLIPEFNPAGAFEARPHRIERTRWGLRMRYLGEPAAPTTPTPERTAP; encoded by the coding sequence ATGGCTGCTGACAACCTCGCCTTCCCCTGGGCCCGGAGCTACGACGCCGACCAGCTCGCCGCGTTCATTGAGGACCTGTGGGGTGCCGCCTCGGGCGACGACGACCTCAAGACGCTCGACGCCATCGAGGCCGCCGTCGCCAAGCACCGTCCGCTGCGGGAGTGCCCGATCACCAAGCGCGAAGCGGAGTTCCTCACGTACATGGCTGAGGGACTCACCTACGAGCAGGTCACGATCGTGGTTGGCCGCTCACGCGACAGCGTGCGGACGACCTACTCCACGGCATTCAGCAAGCTCGGCGCGCGCTGCGGTGCCCAGGCCGTAGCCATCGCCCTCCACAACGGCTGGCTTCCCACCCTCCGTCTGCCCGACCCGCCGAAGCCTCTCGCCATGCATGGCCCACGCAACTGGCGAGCCCTCCACGCCGAGGCCGCAGCGCAGATGCGCGCACACCCCCTGTCGTTCGTAGACGTCGGCCCGTACGCCTCCCGCAACTCCGCCTCACAGGCGGCCCGCCGAGTCAACTTGGGCCTGATCCCCGAGTTCAATCCGGCCGGAGCCTTCGAGGCGCGCCCCCACCGCATCGAGCGGACCCGCTGGGGTCTGCGCATGCGCTACCTCGGCGAGCCCGCCGCCCCCACCACCCCGACCCCGGAGAGGACTGCGCCATGA